In a single window of the Silvimonas iriomotensis genome:
- a CDS encoding MFS transporter, whose amino-acid sequence MSSEHNGLPLPARYWAILTIALAISMAVLDGAIANVALPAIAHDLHASPAASIWVVNAYQLATTVSLLAFASLGDIYGYRRIYQIGLAVFTVTSVFCALSDSLMTLTIARILQGFGASALMSVNTALVRLIYPRQQLGRGMAINSLVVALSSAAGPTIAAGILSVASWQWLFAINLPLGVLAFVIAMKALPGNAHQGTHGFDLKSALLNAATFGLLIFSIDGLGHNANKPLVLAMLLVSLAVGYVFVRRQLTLAAPMLPVDLLRIPVFALSICTSICSFSAQMLAMVSLPFYLQETLNFSATQTGLLLTPWPLAIMVTAPLAGRLVEKKYSPGMLGGIGLALFSAGLLLLGLLPANPTHLDIIWRMALCGVGFGFFQSPNNFAILSSAPAHRSGGASGMLGTARLVGQTVGASLVALMFGLFGQNGTRSSLLIAAVFAICAAGVSFMRMAGGVNATPATKAG is encoded by the coding sequence ATGTCATCCGAACACAACGGCCTGCCGCTGCCCGCGCGCTACTGGGCCATTCTGACCATCGCGCTGGCCATCAGCATGGCGGTGCTGGACGGCGCCATTGCCAACGTCGCCTTGCCCGCCATCGCGCATGATCTGCACGCCAGCCCGGCAGCCTCGATCTGGGTGGTGAACGCTTACCAACTGGCCACAACGGTGTCTTTGCTGGCGTTTGCCTCGCTGGGCGATATCTACGGTTACCGCCGCATTTACCAGATCGGCCTTGCCGTGTTCACCGTGACCTCGGTGTTCTGTGCGCTGTCAGACTCACTGATGACCTTGACCATCGCCCGTATCCTGCAAGGCTTTGGCGCCTCGGCGCTGATGAGCGTGAACACCGCGCTGGTGCGGCTGATTTACCCCAGACAACAACTGGGGCGCGGCATGGCGATCAACTCGCTGGTGGTGGCGTTGTCGTCCGCCGCCGGCCCGACCATTGCGGCGGGGATTTTGTCGGTGGCCAGCTGGCAGTGGCTGTTTGCCATCAATCTGCCGCTGGGCGTGCTGGCATTCGTGATCGCCATGAAAGCCTTGCCGGGCAACGCACACCAGGGCACGCACGGGTTTGATCTGAAAAGCGCCTTGCTGAATGCGGCGACTTTCGGCCTGCTGATTTTCAGCATTGATGGTCTGGGCCATAACGCCAACAAGCCGCTGGTGCTGGCCATGCTGCTGGTGTCGCTGGCGGTCGGATACGTGTTTGTGCGGCGCCAGTTAACGCTGGCCGCGCCGATGCTGCCTGTCGATTTGCTGCGCATTCCGGTGTTTGCGCTGTCGATCTGTACCTCGATCTGTTCATTCAGCGCGCAAATGCTGGCCATGGTGTCATTGCCGTTTTATCTGCAAGAGACGCTCAATTTTTCTGCCACGCAAACCGGCCTGTTGCTGACGCCGTGGCCGCTGGCCATTATGGTGACCGCACCATTGGCCGGCCGTCTGGTCGAGAAGAAATACTCGCCGGGCATGCTGGGCGGGATCGGACTGGCGCTGTTCTCGGCCGGCCTGTTGTTGCTGGGCTTGTTGCCGGCCAATCCGACGCATCTGGATATCATCTGGCGTATGGCCTTGTGCGGGGTGGGCTTTGGTTTCTTCCAGTCGCCCAACAACTTTGCCATTTTGTCATCTGCGCCGGCGCACCGCAGCGGCGGCGCCAGCGGCATGCTGGGTACGGCGCGGCTGGTCGGGCAAACGGTCGGGGCGTCGCTGGTGGCGCTGATGTTTGGTTTGTTTGGCCAGAATGGCACGCGTAGCAGCTTGCTGATCGCCGCTGTGTTTGCCATTTGCGCGGCGGGCGTCAGTTTCATGCGCATGGCGGGCGGCGTGAATGCCACGCCGGCGACCAAAGCAGGTTAA
- a CDS encoding LysR family transcriptional regulator: MELRQLRYFVTVAEELHFGRAAERLGMTQPPLSQQIQALEHSMHVRLFNRTNRRVELTEAGRTLLEHARRILQQVDHAVEQTVRAHRGESGELRMGLTASAPYTAIFGRAIHTFRTRHPAVQLTLREMPTPEQIKALLERWLDLAVIRPIALPDSLDMIELMHEPLVVAMHTSHPAARSKPGEPVSLAQFADDDFVMLPRGMGITMADQVWNLCRDAGFTPRVAQEVRETSTQVALIAAGFGVAILSALQQRIQVETVTYRTIADPAAQTAVWLAWRRESPPPLVRAMLDIARAEVRKAGG; encoded by the coding sequence ATGGAACTACGCCAGCTCCGCTACTTTGTGACCGTCGCCGAAGAACTGCATTTTGGCCGCGCAGCCGAACGCCTTGGCATGACCCAACCGCCGCTGTCGCAACAGATCCAGGCGCTGGAACACAGCATGCACGTGCGTTTGTTCAACCGGACCAACCGCCGCGTAGAGTTGACCGAGGCCGGGCGCACGCTGCTGGAGCATGCCCGGCGCATCCTGCAGCAGGTGGATCACGCGGTTGAACAAACGGTGCGCGCGCACCGCGGCGAATCGGGCGAATTGCGCATGGGGCTGACCGCCTCGGCGCCCTACACGGCGATTTTCGGGCGGGCCATTCATACTTTCCGTACCCGCCACCCGGCCGTGCAACTGACCCTGCGGGAAATGCCCACGCCGGAGCAGATCAAGGCCTTGCTGGAGCGCTGGCTGGATCTGGCGGTGATCCGGCCCATTGCCCTGCCCGACTCCCTGGACATGATCGAACTGATGCATGAACCGCTGGTGGTGGCCATGCACACCAGCCACCCGGCGGCACGCAGCAAGCCGGGCGAGCCGGTGTCGCTGGCGCAATTTGCCGATGACGACTTTGTCATGCTGCCGCGCGGCATGGGGATCACCATGGCAGACCAGGTCTGGAACCTGTGCCGCGACGCCGGGTTTACGCCGCGTGTGGCCCAGGAAGTGCGTGAGACATCGACCCAGGTGGCGCTGATTGCCGCCGGCTTTGGCGTGGCCATCCTGTCTGCCCTGCAGCAGCGCATCCAGGTTGAAACCGTCACCTATCGCACCATTGCCGACCCTGCCGCGCAAACGGCGGTGTGGCTGGCCTGGCGCCGCGAAAGCCCGCCGCCACTGGTGCGCGCCATGCTGGATATCGCCCGGGCCGAGGTCCGCAAAGCCGGGGGCTGA
- the map gene encoding type I methionyl aminopeptidase produces MAIQFKTPEQIESMRVAGRLAAEVLEMISEYVQPGVSTEELDRRCFDYITKVQKTIPANVGYHGFPKTLCTSVNGVVCHGIPSPKEILKDGDIVNIDVTVIKDGWHGDTSRMFYAGTPSEAAQRLVDTTFEAMMAGIEVVRPGATLGDVGHAIQTLAESRGYSVVREYCGHGIGRVYHEEPQVLHYGRPGTGLRLKKGMTFTVEPMINAGEAGVRSLADGWTVVTRDGSLSAQWEHMIAVTDDGFEILTPWPENFVR; encoded by the coding sequence ATGGCCATTCAATTCAAGACACCCGAACAGATCGAATCCATGCGCGTGGCTGGCCGCCTTGCCGCTGAAGTGCTGGAAATGATCAGCGAGTACGTACAGCCGGGTGTCTCGACAGAAGAACTGGACCGCCGCTGCTTTGATTACATCACCAAAGTACAGAAGACCATTCCGGCCAATGTCGGATATCACGGTTTTCCCAAGACCTTGTGCACCTCGGTCAACGGTGTGGTCTGCCACGGTATTCCCAGCCCCAAGGAAATCCTCAAGGATGGCGATATCGTCAACATTGATGTCACCGTGATCAAGGACGGCTGGCATGGCGATACCAGCCGCATGTTCTACGCCGGTACGCCTTCCGAAGCCGCGCAGCGCCTGGTGGACACGACGTTTGAAGCCATGATGGCGGGCATTGAAGTGGTCCGCCCCGGCGCGACGCTGGGCGATGTCGGCCACGCGATCCAGACCCTGGCAGAAAGCCGCGGTTACTCTGTGGTGCGCGAATACTGCGGCCACGGCATTGGCCGCGTGTATCACGAAGAACCGCAAGTGCTGCATTACGGCCGCCCCGGCACCGGCCTGCGCCTGAAAAAAGGCATGACCTTTACGGTCGAGCCGATGATCAATGCCGGTGAAGCCGGCGTGCGCTCGCTGGCGGACGGCTGGACCGTCGTCACACGCGACGGCTCGCTCTCGGCCCAGTGGGAACACATGATTGCCGTGACGGATGACGGATTTGAAATCCTCACGCCGTGGCCGGAAAACTTTGTGCGCTAA
- the dbpA gene encoding ATP-dependent RNA helicase DbpA: MTRKTPFSALPLSAAQLANLASLEYHEMTDIQARSLPLILERKDVIAQAKTGSGKTAAFGLGLLHNLNPTLFAIQALVICPTRELADQVAKSLRQLARHMDNIKILTLCGGTPMGPQIGSLEHGAHIIVGTPGRLHDHLARGTLDLRRVSMLVLDEADRMIDMGFYEEVVNIVRQCPKHRQTMLFSATYTEDIRKQSAGFLRQPVEIKVESFHDASRIEQRFYDVEHTARNDAAAQIIEHFRPVSTLAFCNTKIHCRELTQALRARGLSAAALYGDMEQRDRDEILVRFANRSCSVLVATDVAARGLDIASLDMVLNVDVSRDAEVHVHRIGRTGRGKERGLAVTLAAAEEKKWVRLIEEYQQGVKAVWHHLNEATPADGRTLQPPMSTLEIASGRKDKLRPGDVLGALTGEAGFKGEQIGKINVFDFSTYVAVERNIAFEALKRLGNTNIKGKRYKVRLIEE; this comes from the coding sequence GTGACCAGGAAGACCCCCTTCTCTGCTCTGCCGTTGTCGGCCGCGCAACTGGCCAACCTGGCCAGCCTTGAATACCACGAAATGACGGACATCCAGGCCAGAAGCCTGCCGCTCATTCTGGAGCGCAAGGACGTCATCGCCCAGGCCAAGACCGGCAGCGGCAAAACCGCTGCGTTCGGCCTGGGTTTGCTGCATAACCTGAACCCGACACTGTTTGCCATCCAGGCGCTGGTGATCTGCCCCACGCGTGAACTGGCCGACCAGGTCGCCAAGTCGCTGCGGCAACTGGCACGGCACATGGACAACATCAAGATCCTGACCTTGTGCGGCGGCACGCCCATGGGCCCGCAGATCGGTTCGCTGGAGCACGGCGCGCATATCATCGTCGGCACGCCGGGCCGCCTGCACGATCACCTTGCGCGTGGCACGCTGGACCTGCGCCGCGTCAGCATGCTGGTGCTTGATGAAGCCGACCGCATGATCGACATGGGTTTTTACGAGGAAGTGGTGAACATTGTCCGCCAGTGCCCCAAGCATCGGCAGACCATGCTGTTCTCTGCGACGTACACCGAAGATATCCGCAAGCAAAGCGCCGGTTTCCTGCGCCAGCCGGTCGAGATCAAGGTGGAGTCTTTCCATGACGCCAGCCGCATCGAACAGCGGTTTTACGATGTCGAGCACACGGCCCGCAACGATGCCGCAGCGCAGATCATTGAGCACTTCCGCCCGGTGTCCACGCTGGCCTTTTGCAACACCAAGATCCACTGTCGTGAGCTGACCCAGGCGCTGCGCGCCCGCGGGCTGTCCGCTGCGGCGTTGTACGGCGATATGGAACAGCGTGACCGTGATGAAATCCTGGTGCGCTTTGCCAACCGCAGTTGCTCTGTGCTGGTCGCCACCGACGTCGCTGCGCGCGGTCTGGATATTGCCTCGCTGGACATGGTGCTGAATGTGGATGTCTCTCGCGATGCAGAAGTGCACGTTCACCGTATCGGCCGGACTGGTCGCGGTAAAGAACGTGGTCTGGCAGTGACGCTGGCGGCGGCAGAAGAGAAAAAATGGGTGCGCCTGATCGAGGAATACCAGCAAGGCGTCAAAGCCGTGTGGCATCACCTGAACGAAGCCACGCCGGCCGACGGCAGAACCTTGCAACCGCCCATGTCGACGCTGGAAATCGCCTCTGGCCGCAAAGACAAACTGCGCCCGGGTGATGTGCTGGGCGCGCTGACGGGCGAAGCCGGCTTCAAGGGCGAGCAGATCGGCAAGATCAACGTGTTCGACTTCTCTACCTACGTCGCGGTGGAACGCAATATCGCGTTTGAGGCGCTCAAGCGGCTGGGCAACACCAATATCAAGGGCAAACGCTACAAGGTGCGCTTGATTGAGGAGTAA
- a CDS encoding HAD-IA family hydrolase, which yields MSAVELVCFDLDGTLVDSERLCNQAFLELLPQLDETLEGMVARYRGVKFAPIAADLARRTGQPLPADFETRYRARVAQLFDEELQPMPGVLAMIRQLQLPFCLVSNGPLAKMRHALAVTGLAPWFGERLFSAYDVGIWKPDPGLFLHVAAHYGAAPARCVVVEDSPTGVTGAVAAGMQALFYQPHGLVDTVPAGARAFHHMDELPGLLAG from the coding sequence ATGTCTGCGGTAGAACTGGTCTGTTTTGATCTGGATGGCACGCTGGTCGACAGCGAGCGCTTGTGTAACCAGGCCTTCCTGGAATTGCTGCCGCAACTGGATGAAACGCTGGAAGGCATGGTGGCGCGCTACCGGGGCGTGAAGTTTGCGCCCATTGCCGCAGACCTTGCCCGCCGTACCGGCCAGCCGTTGCCTGCCGACTTTGAAACCCGCTATCGCGCCCGCGTCGCGCAGCTCTTTGATGAAGAACTGCAGCCCATGCCCGGCGTACTGGCCATGATCCGCCAGTTACAACTGCCGTTCTGTCTGGTCTCTAACGGTCCGCTGGCCAAAATGCGCCATGCGCTGGCCGTCACGGGGCTGGCGCCCTGGTTTGGCGAGCGTCTGTTCAGCGCGTATGACGTGGGTATCTGGAAACCTGATCCCGGTTTGTTCCTGCACGTGGCCGCGCACTATGGCGCCGCGCCTGCACGCTGCGTGGTGGTGGAAGACAGCCCCACCGGAGTGACCGGGGCGGTGGCAGCGGGAATGCAGGCACTGTTTTACCAGCCGCACGGGCTGGTCGATACGGTGCCCGCAGGGGCAAGGGCGTTTCACCACATGGATGAATTGCCCGGCCTGCTGGCGGGTTAA
- a CDS encoding DUF2252 domain-containing protein — MQKQQATLEERIDRGLQARKAVKRGAHEHPGKCDRDPILLLQSNSEGRVSRLVPLRYARMLASPFAFFRGSAILQAHDLSGTPDSGIYFQICGDSHLSNFGGFATPERNLIFDVNDFDETHPGPWEWDLKRLCASFGVAGRHLGHGDPAAEEMAYTAARTYQQYMAEYAQMGELEVWYEQITFERLLEQSRSAEGRKIVKEGIAKADRRSSEELLPKLGVLDNGQWKIRDAPPAVFHIHSNTTLFDEVDDWVQLGGPEALMKKLYKEYVGTIAPSHRQLLERFSLHDMAFKVVGVGSVGTRCLVALLMDDQGKPLFMQIKEARDSVLAPYVKSKSPLQHQGRRVVDGQRMMQASSDIFLGWSTGPSGRHFYFRQLRDMKVSAQVDLYDTERLKGYARACGWVLARAHARAGGMAAEVSGYIGKSDSMATALARYAMAYADQVDIDYDAFSKACRSGRLQARTEADYAADFSV; from the coding sequence ATGCAAAAACAGCAAGCCACCCTGGAAGAACGGATTGACCGCGGTCTGCAGGCACGCAAGGCCGTCAAACGCGGCGCGCATGAGCATCCCGGCAAGTGCGATCGGGACCCGATCCTGTTGCTGCAATCCAATAGCGAAGGCCGCGTGTCGCGGCTGGTGCCGCTGCGCTACGCCCGCATGCTGGCTTCGCCCTTTGCGTTTTTTCGCGGCAGTGCCATCTTGCAGGCGCATGATTTGTCCGGCACGCCCGATTCCGGCATTTATTTCCAGATTTGCGGTGACAGTCATCTCTCCAATTTTGGCGGGTTTGCCACGCCGGAACGCAATCTGATTTTTGATGTGAATGACTTTGATGAAACCCATCCCGGCCCGTGGGAGTGGGATCTCAAGCGCTTGTGCGCCAGTTTTGGCGTAGCCGGGCGGCACCTGGGGCATGGTGACCCGGCGGCAGAAGAAATGGCCTACACCGCCGCGCGCACCTACCAGCAATACATGGCCGAATACGCGCAAATGGGTGAACTGGAAGTCTGGTACGAACAGATCACCTTCGAGCGCTTGCTGGAGCAATCCCGTTCTGCCGAAGGCCGCAAGATCGTCAAGGAAGGGATTGCCAAGGCCGACCGGCGCAGCAGCGAAGAACTTTTGCCCAAGCTGGGCGTGCTGGATAACGGGCAATGGAAAATCCGTGATGCGCCGCCAGCCGTGTTCCACATTCACAGCAACACCACCTTGTTTGACGAGGTGGACGACTGGGTGCAACTTGGCGGCCCGGAAGCGCTGATGAAGAAGTTGTACAAAGAATATGTGGGCACCATCGCCCCCAGCCACCGCCAGTTGCTGGAACGGTTCTCATTGCATGACATGGCATTCAAGGTGGTCGGCGTCGGGAGTGTGGGCACGCGTTGCCTCGTGGCTTTGTTGATGGATGACCAGGGCAAGCCGCTGTTCATGCAGATCAAGGAAGCGCGTGATTCGGTGCTGGCGCCTTATGTAAAAAGCAAATCGCCGCTGCAGCACCAGGGCCGGCGCGTGGTGGATGGCCAGCGCATGATGCAGGCCTCCAGCGATATTTTCCTGGGCTGGTCCACCGGCCCTTCAGGGCGGCATTTTTATTTCCGCCAGTTGCGTGACATGAAAGTCTCCGCCCAGGTCGATCTGTACGATACGGAACGCCTCAAAGGGTATGCCCGTGCGTGTGGCTGGGTGCTGGCACGGGCGCATGCCCGGGCCGGTGGCATGGCGGCCGAGGTCAGCGGCTATATCGGCAAGAGCGACAGCATGGCCACCGCACTGGCCAGATATGCCATGGCCTATGCCGATCAGGTTGATATCGACTACGACGCGTTTTCCAAAGCCTGCCGGTCCGGCCGCCTGCAAGCCAGAACAGAAGCGGATTACGCTGCGGATTTCTCGGTCTGA